CGTTTGTGTTCGCGTTTTTCTATGGGTTTGATTGCTGATATTCAAACTCCAGATTTAGAAACTCGGATGGCGATTTTACAGAAAAAAGCTGAGTACGATAATATTCGCCTTCCCCGTGATGTGATTGAGTATATTGCTTTTCACTTTACTTCTAATATTCGAGAATTGGAAGGAGCTTTAATTCGAGCGGTAGCTTATATTTCTATTTGGGGTTTACCCATGACGGTTGAGAATATCGCACCAGTTTTAGAGACACCAAGCGAGAAAGTCAAAGCTACATCAGAGGCAATTTTAACGGTTGTTGCTGATGCTTTTAATGTTTCAATTGAAGACCTTAAAAGCAACTCCCGCCGACGAGAAATTAGCTGGGCGCGTCAAATAGGTATGTATTTAATGCGTCAACATACCGATCTAAGTTTGCCGAGAATTGGTGAAGAGTTTGGTGGTAAGGATCACACAACAGTGATCTATAGTCATGACAAAATTGCCCAACTCCGGGAAAGCGATCGCAGTTTAGCACAAACTCTACGTCAACTGAGCGATCGCATCAACATGACCAGCCGCTCCTAAAAATCATCGGGTAAATAATTTCTGGTTTCCTTAGATAGCAGGGGAGCGGGGGAGCAGGGGAGCGGGGGAGAAAAATTTGTGTCGGTAATTTTACAGGGAGAAGGGAGTCAACAGCTAATTTAGAATATTAAGCAATGTATAAAAACTGATTAAATCTTAATTCTTCTGTGGAAAAATGATGATTTTCTGTGGAAAACTTCATTAAGTATAATTACCCTGTGGAAAAAATAGGGGGTTTTTCCACAAGTTTTCCACAGATACCAACCAGATCAATTATTTTTTCAACAGACTCGTACTAAGTTTTCCACAATTTCCACAATTTTGATGAAAAAGGGAATTGGGAATTAGGAATTGGGAATAGCTTATTTCTCCCTCATCTCCCCTGCTCCCCTGCACCCCTGCTCCCCTGCACCCCTGCTCCCCTTTGCCCTTGTCTTTCTGCTAACCACGTAAATAAAACAATACCGCAAAGGTCAGCGGCTAAGTCAACTAAATCAAAGCTGCGGTAGGGTACAAAGAATTGAATCATTTCATCAACAAGGCAAAAAAATATCACAATCAATGGTGCCAGAGGCAGATAAATATTTAAGATTTGAATTTTACGTTTATTTAAAGCTAGATGACTCAAGTAAGCAGCAATTCCCAGTAAAAGAAAATGCAAAATTGTATCGTAATACGGAAATTGTGATATCTCAGTTGGAATGATTTTTAGGTAAGCTGATGCAGAGATAGACATTAAAATTCCAAAGTAAACCCAAAATGCAAAAACCCAACGCCGATTAGCTTTCATTTTGATAATTTCAAAAGTTATTTATTATCAATACAATGCAAAGAAATAGCGTTCCGCAATTGGGAACGCTTGATTTTAGTAAAACCTTTTGAAGTAAATGTAAATTTCAGCTGAAGTTTTTGTAAGTTAAATGTTGGTTTTCTTGAAGAATCAGGCATGAAGGTTAGCTTGTTCTTGCAACCACGGATCTACAGGCTGTCCATCTTTGCGACGTAATTCAATTTCTACTACCATGACTTCTTTGGAACCTGGAGGAGCAGGTTTTTTATGGAAAATAATGTCATAATCCAATGGATTGTGTTGACGTTCTTTCAACCATTCCTGCACTTTGGTTGTAGCAAAGAATGATTGCCCTTGTTCAAACATTCGGGTAATTTGCAATTGCAGTGTGTAGGGATTTATCCGACCCATTTTTTACCACCTTTTTTACTTAAATTTTCAGCTTGGGTGATGCCTACTTTATAGGATAGTTTACGGGTGTAATACTAATTCGTCATTCGTCATGAATGCCCAGTGTTACGGCTTTAGCTTAACGCACCGTTACATAACTGGCTCATACCATTTCCAAAAATATTTGGAACACATGAATCGCCTGTAGAGACGTTCCGGTGGAACGTCTCTACTAATGTATTTGTATCAGGTATTTCGTGAAATGGTATCACCTACAGTAATTTTATTTTTACTTAATAAATGCCCTCTGAAAGATTACAACCCTTGCCAATTTGGTATTAGGTATTTTTTGCCATCATTAAAAAATATAGCAGATGGTGCTTGGAATCAGGATGGAGGGGTAGCGATCGCAAGTCTTGACAAGAATTAGTTAATTTACCTCAAAATTGCAAATTATCCGCAATTGTGGGGTGTCCTACCCGCCCTTCAGAGAAAGGACGGGTGGGGACACCCCGAAGTTTGCTCAACGGGGGGGAACCCCCGCACGCAACTTCTCTCCATCCCACAAGAAAATTTGGGATATTTTTTAGAATGGAAGTTCCTAAAGTGATTGTGCAAATAAAATGACTTTTAGCTTACTGTCATAGGTGTGTCTAAGTGTGTTGTGGAACTGCTGATATAAACGTTTCTTCTTAAATCAGGGTTCGGTAAACCTCATAACTTATGTTTCAGGAATCGCAGCAAAAGTTAATCTATCTAAAGGATAAGTCTCAAAATTTCCTGAGTACGGTAAACTCTAATACTAAGGCTTTTAATACTCCGTTACAATTAAAACTATAAAGCGAATTGAGGAGCTGCCAGGATGCAAGTTTCATTCGATTCTGATAAGCGTAAATTGCTGTCATCTCTGTCTCATGGGGCGATTTTCTTTAGTACAGCAATATTTTCCATTGGAGTTCCTATTGTAATTAACTTACTTTCCGACGACCCAGTTGTTAAAAGTAATGCGAAAGAATCGATTAATTTTCACTTCAATGTTTGGTTTTGGGCTACTATAATTGGAGTTCCAATTGCGATTCTATCTTGGATAACTTTTGGTCTTGGCGGTATTTTGTTCTTCCCCGTTATTGCTTTGGGCTTTGCACTGCACTGGGGACTGACTATTTGGGCAATTTTGCACTGTCTCGGTAAGCCAGATGAACCTTTCCGTTACCCGTTTATTTTTCGAGTTTTTTAATTAAGTGAACTGAGTATCATATTTGTTTTTAAAAAGGGATTGAGGCAATCATCCCTTTTTTATTTATCATGATTTATCAAGCGATCGCTCTTTGCAGTATAGGGTTTGAATTCTAAAACTGCTTAACCCAACAATTAATTATATTAACTTTACTTCATTTCACCCAACCGACGAGTCACTGTTTAGTCTGGTTTTATCCAGCCTTTAATGATAGCCTTAACAATATTAATATAGGAATTATCCAAAAACTCTTCAATTGCAGTTTCAGTACCTCCTTGTAAAGCTCCAATAAAACGACGCTTGAAGCTGGGGGTAGTTTCGTCGTTTACATAAGCAATCTTTTCAGTTTCAGTCGCTGTTGGATCATTTTGTTCTAACTGTTTAAGAAGCCGTTGGATTTCAGCAGCAGCTTCAGCAAGAGTTTGCTTTTGTTCAGATAGATGAACGTATTGATTTGCTTGCTGGCGTGCATTATCTGCATTTTTATTAGCAAAATTTCCAATATTTGCTTGTTTAAGGTCGTTATTGTATATTTCTGACATAATATGCTCCACATTGATAGGTCTTGTTGCTTGTTGTCTAATAATTTCTAATAAATTCGTACTTTGCTGACGATAGAATATAATTTCATCATCTTTTGCTTGAAGTTCTCTGCGATATTGAGCTTCTAAGAACTTTGCATTAGTTTCATAAAGTTCTTTAAAACCAGTTTCAATAGCACCTTTCACAACATCAGTTTTGACACCTGATTCAATATTCACATCTAATCTAACAATTAATGTATTATTTTTACGTTCAATTCCTTGAATATTAATGTTTTGCTCAGGGTATTGCTGATGTAATTCGTTAAAAGACTTAAAAAAAGCTTTCCAATCGATACCATCCGTAAAAGTTAAGTCGATAGTTTCTAGTGCTTTCTCAGCAACTCTGACACGTTCTGTAAACTCATTAGGCGCAAAAATACTATTTGTGTCTATGGGACGGCGCTGATCAAATTTCAATAATTCATGATTATAAAATAGATAAATATAATCACACTTAACATCATTTATCTTAGTTGAAGAATCAATATTCCAATTTTCTATACAAGCTCCTGTCAAATTAGCATAACTAAAATCTGTACCGATAGCCTGAACATAACTCAAATTTGAATTTCTGAGGTCTGCAAAACTTAAATTAGAATAACTTAAGTCAATTCCTTGCAAATCTGCTTTATATAAATTTACTTCACTAAAATTAATATTTGCCAAATTCAACTTATTTCTATAAAAAATTAAAATTGTTTCTATTAGTACTTTTTCAATTATTATAGTTACTATAATGAATAGAAATATCCGGATACTAATAAAAATAATAAATTTAGCATGAAAAATATTATTTGAATATAAAGAAAAGTAATTTTCTATTAATTTGTCTAAATTATTGAGTAGTTCAGAATTTGATAGATAAGGAGTAATAAGTGCAGTAATAATGCGCGAAAAAATTATTTCAACTTGTTGATAGGCTCTTATAGAAATTTCCCTAATCAGAGAAAGTTCACTAAAATCAATATCTATATCAGGATTTGCTTCTCTCCATTTATTCCAAACTACAACTCCCTGTGAAAGTTTTTTAAGATGAGCTTTTTTTGCCATTCTTGAACGATGCTATTGAATCAATAGTTTTACAGGAAATTAGATTTTACTGTAAAATATGAAGTTTCAGTTTTTACTTTTAAAAAATAAATAATGAATTAATATTTTGACTAAACTACCGAAAAATTTTAAGAGGATGTTTGGAAAGTCGTAAAGTATACTCAAAACCCCTCTCCAAACCTCTCCCCGAAGCGGAGAGAGGCTTTGAAACCCCCATTTCCTCATAGGGAAGGGGGGTAGGGGGGTTAGGTTCGGAAGCTTTTGTTGTTAGTAATAATACTTTTTAAACATCCTCTAAGGCAGGCAAAATGCCCGCCCCACAAGACAACATAATTAACCCAACGCGGACTTTAAATCACTCCGTGCTTGTTCCAGCGCCTCTGGTAACTTACTCGCGTCGCGTCCGCCGGCTTGGGCTAAGTTTGGTCTACCGCCGCCGCCACCGCCGCAAATTTTCGCAACTGCACCCACAAATTTACCTGCTTGCAATCCCTTTTTATTCACTTCTGGACTGAAAGCTGCAACTATGCTAACTTTCCCAGCTTCGGGAACTGAACCCAGCACCACCGCACCGTTACCGATTTTTTGCAGCAAGCGTTCCGCAGCAGTTTTCAAAGATTCAGCATCAACATCTTCCAACTGGGCAACCAGAATTTTATAATCGCCCACAGATTCAACTGTTTGCAGCAAACTATCAGATTTTGCGATCGCTAACTGTGATTTCAAAGTCGTAAGTTGTTTTTCACTGTTTCTCAGTTCGCTTTGCAGAGTTGTGATTCTCTCTGGTAGTTCTTCAGGTTTGACTTTAAAGCGATCGCTCAAATCCTTCACTACTTTATCGCGGACGTTGAGATAATCCAACACCGCTGGCCCCGAAACAGCTTCAATTCGCCGCACCCCAGAAGCGACACCAGCTTCCGAGATAATCTTGAATACACCAATTTCAGCAGTATTACTGACATGTGTACCGCCGCATAATTCCATTGACACGCCTGGGAAGTCAATCACCCGTACTTCTTCACCGTATTTTTCCCCAAACATGGCAACGGCACCCCTTGCTTTTGCCTCTGCTAAAGGTAACACTTCCACTTTTGCAGCATGAGCCTCGGCAACCCAACTATTTATCTGTTCTTCAACTTGTTGGACTTCTTCTGCTGTCAAAGCACGGGGACAGTTGAAGTCAAAACGCAACCTGTCAAAGGAAACCAAAGAACCAGCTTGAGATATGCCTTCATCGACAATTTTCTTCAAAGCTGCTTGTAACAAGTGCGTTGCGGTATGGTTGGCTTGGAGACGACGGCGACAAGCGCGATCAATTTGGGCAGTTACAGCATCTCCTACTCGGATTGTACCGCGTTCGATGCGTCCGAAGTGAACAAAAAAATCAGATTCTTTTTTCACGTCTTCAATGCGAACGACGATACCATCACCCAAGATATAACCGCGATCGCCGATTTGTCCGCCAGATTCAGCATAAAATGGCGTTTGGTCAAGGACAATTTGCACTTCTGTCCCCGCTTCTGCTTCTTCAAAGGGAACACCATGTACTAATATGGCTTCGACTTTGGCTGTTGCCTCATTTTTTTTATAACCTAAGAATTCGGTAGCGTGGATGTGTTCTGCAAGCTTGTCGAGAGAACCTTGCACAGTTAAATCGATGGTTTCATGTGCTGATTGAGAACGTTTTCGCTGTTCTTCCATTTCCTCATTAAACCCTTCGACATCAACGGTTAATCCGTTTTCTTCTGCAATCTCTTGGGTTAGTTCTAAGGGAAATCCATAGGTATCATACAAGGTAAACGCTTCATATCTGGTGATACGATAGGCATCTTCAGGATTAATTCCTGATATTCCCGAAGGTTTTTTAATCTCGCTTAATAGAGCATCAGCTTCAGGATCAATTGGCGAAACTATTGGAGACGAACTTTTTGGCAAATTTACTTTTTTCTTTTCAATGATGATTTCTTCTAAAAGCTTTTCGCCTCTATCCAAAGTTCTGAGGAAGTTAGCTTCTTCCCGTTGCAACTCAGCTTTAATTGCAGCTTCCCGTTGCCGCACGTTGGGGTAAGCTGATTCTGAAAGAGCGATCGCAGTTTCGGCAACTTGGGTAATAAATTCGCCAGAAATGCCAATTAATCGCCCATGACGCACCACACGCCGAATTAATCGCCGCAACACGTAACCCCGCCCGACGTTGGAGGCGCGAATTTCATCAGCAATCATGTGGACAACGGAACGAACATGATCACCAATCACTTTCAGGGAGACTTTTATCTTTTCGTCGCTAGCATGGTAGTCAATACCAGCAATTTGCGCTGCTGTTTGGATAATTGGGAAAATTAAATCAGTTTCGTAGTTATTCGGCACTTTTTGGAGAATTTGCGCCATTCTCTCCAAACCCATGCCGGTGTCGATGTTTTGGTTTTGCAGTGGTGTTAAATTGCCTGACGCATCCCGGTTGTATTGCATGAAAACCAAGTTGTAAAACTCGATAAAGCGGGAATCGTCTTCTAAATCGATGTTGTCGTCGCCACGTTCCGGGTGAAAGTCGTAATAAATTTCCGAACAAGGGCCACAAGGGCCAGTAGGGCCTGATACCCAAAAGTTATCATCTGCACCCATCCGTTTAATTCTCGCTTCTGCCACACCAATTTGATCGCGCCAAATGCTAAAAGCTTCGTCATCATCTTCAAAGACGCTGACAACTAAGTTGCTTGGCGAGATGCCAAACACTTGGGTAGAGATTTCCCAACCCCAAGCGATCGCTTGTTCTTTAAAATAATCACCAAAGCTGAAGTTACCCAACATCTCAAAGAAGGTATGATGCCGTTTGGTGCGTCCGACATTTTCAATATCGTTGGTGCGGATGCATTTTTGCGATGTCGTAGCCCGTTTGAAGTCCGGCGTGCGCTGTCCCAGGAATATCGGCTTAAATGGTAGCATCCCCGCGATCGTCAGCAGCACGGTTGGATCTTCTGGTACCAGGGAAGCACTGGGGAGAATTTGGTGTTCCCGTTGGGCATAGAAGTTAAGGAATAGGTTGCGAATTTCGTTACCGCTGTTAGCGAAGCGCGGCGCAGCCGGGTACTGGGGATTAGAAGGCATGGGTGGACTGAAGTATGAAGTATGTAAACGCCCTCCGAGTGGGTTCCCGTACTCCACAGGAGAACCCGAAGGGTAGGGTAATGTGAAGTTTACTGGGTGAAGTCTGAAGCCGCTAGTTGTTTTCTCGCACTTCATCCTTTATCCAGTTGCTTCACCTTTCTGTAGTTTTATATATTTTTGCATTTTGTTTGGGATTGCTGCCAGTAAATTCTACCTTTGGGTATTTATGTACAGCTATTGCCTGCTGCTATGTCTGTAATACCACAGTTACCTAACTCTAGTCAGATGCGCGATCGCTTTCCGAATTACTACTATTATCTCTCAAGTACAAATTCAGCTTTATGTAATGAGGCCAGTAATGTTACTCAAAGTGAAAGTTCCCAATATCGCCTGCGATGCCTGTAGTGAAAAAATTACCGAATCTATTCATACTATGGAACCTGATGCTCAAGTAGATGTAGACG
Above is a window of Nostoc sp. UHCC 0702 DNA encoding:
- a CDS encoding DUF4870 domain-containing protein produces the protein MQVSFDSDKRKLLSSLSHGAIFFSTAIFSIGVPIVINLLSDDPVVKSNAKESINFHFNVWFWATIIGVPIAILSWITFGLGGILFFPVIALGFALHWGLTIWAILHCLGKPDEPFRYPFIFRVF
- the alaS gene encoding alanine--tRNA ligase; the encoded protein is MPSNPQYPAAPRFANSGNEIRNLFLNFYAQREHQILPSASLVPEDPTVLLTIAGMLPFKPIFLGQRTPDFKRATTSQKCIRTNDIENVGRTKRHHTFFEMLGNFSFGDYFKEQAIAWGWEISTQVFGISPSNLVVSVFEDDDEAFSIWRDQIGVAEARIKRMGADDNFWVSGPTGPCGPCSEIYYDFHPERGDDNIDLEDDSRFIEFYNLVFMQYNRDASGNLTPLQNQNIDTGMGLERMAQILQKVPNNYETDLIFPIIQTAAQIAGIDYHASDEKIKVSLKVIGDHVRSVVHMIADEIRASNVGRGYVLRRLIRRVVRHGRLIGISGEFITQVAETAIALSESAYPNVRQREAAIKAELQREEANFLRTLDRGEKLLEEIIIEKKKVNLPKSSSPIVSPIDPEADALLSEIKKPSGISGINPEDAYRITRYEAFTLYDTYGFPLELTQEIAEENGLTVDVEGFNEEMEEQRKRSQSAHETIDLTVQGSLDKLAEHIHATEFLGYKKNEATAKVEAILVHGVPFEEAEAGTEVQIVLDQTPFYAESGGQIGDRGYILGDGIVVRIEDVKKESDFFVHFGRIERGTIRVGDAVTAQIDRACRRRLQANHTATHLLQAALKKIVDEGISQAGSLVSFDRLRFDFNCPRALTAEEVQQVEEQINSWVAEAHAAKVEVLPLAEAKARGAVAMFGEKYGEEVRVIDFPGVSMELCGGTHVSNTAEIGVFKIISEAGVASGVRRIEAVSGPAVLDYLNVRDKVVKDLSDRFKVKPEELPERITTLQSELRNSEKQLTTLKSQLAIAKSDSLLQTVESVGDYKILVAQLEDVDAESLKTAAERLLQKIGNGAVVLGSVPEAGKVSIVAAFSPEVNKKGLQAGKFVGAVAKICGGGGGGRPNLAQAGGRDASKLPEALEQARSDLKSALG
- a CDS encoding heavy-metal-associated domain-containing protein, with product MLLKVKVPNIACDACSEKITESIHTMEPDAQVDVDVKSKIVSVESQASEESIKQVIVAAGYNIEGY
- a CDS encoding VanZ family protein is translated as MKANRRWVFAFWVYFGILMSISASAYLKIIPTEISQFPYYDTILHFLLLGIAAYLSHLALNKRKIQILNIYLPLAPLIVIFFCLVDEMIQFFVPYRSFDLVDLAADLCGIVLFTWLAERQGQRGAGVQGSRGAGEQGR
- a CDS encoding pentapeptide repeat-containing protein yields the protein MAKKAHLKKLSQGVVVWNKWREANPDIDIDFSELSLIREISIRAYQQVEIIFSRIITALITPYLSNSELLNNLDKLIENYFSLYSNNIFHAKFIIFISIRIFLFIIVTIIIEKVLIETILIFYRNKLNLANINFSEVNLYKADLQGIDLSYSNLSFADLRNSNLSYVQAIGTDFSYANLTGACIENWNIDSSTKINDVKCDYIYLFYNHELLKFDQRRPIDTNSIFAPNEFTERVRVAEKALETIDLTFTDGIDWKAFFKSFNELHQQYPEQNINIQGIERKNNTLIVRLDVNIESGVKTDVVKGAIETGFKELYETNAKFLEAQYRRELQAKDDEIIFYRQQSTNLLEIIRQQATRPINVEHIMSEIYNNDLKQANIGNFANKNADNARQQANQYVHLSEQKQTLAEAAAEIQRLLKQLEQNDPTATETEKIAYVNDETTPSFKRRFIGALQGGTETAIEEFLDNSYINIVKAIIKGWIKPD